From one Halosimplex rubrum genomic stretch:
- a CDS encoding ABC transporter ATP-binding protein — protein MSQSDTTPTGPNRRDEHTDCDETPDPQSGLSAPAIGTGGDGATPFEADDLVVGYPTGEEPVVDGESLVAASGEVTALVGPNGSGKSTLLKAMADQLAPESGAVRIDGREVADMDAKDLARRLGLLSQENVAPDSITVEKLVEHGRYPHRGFFDGLTDEDRAAIDRAIDLAGVDHLRDRDVGSLSGGQKQLVWIAMVLAQETDVLLLDEPTTFLDMHHQLEVMEIVETLREDSDKTVVVVLHDLQQAARLADRVVALKDGAVQSRGDPGEVVTETLLADVFEIEADVTPTDLGPQITPLRPLHDDAGDDRRD, from the coding sequence ATGAGCCAGAGCGACACAACCCCGACCGGACCGAACCGCCGCGACGAACACACCGACTGCGACGAGACGCCCGACCCGCAGTCGGGGCTCTCGGCGCCCGCCATCGGTACCGGCGGCGACGGCGCCACCCCCTTCGAAGCCGATGACCTGGTCGTCGGCTACCCCACCGGCGAGGAGCCCGTCGTCGACGGCGAGTCCCTCGTCGCCGCCTCCGGCGAGGTCACCGCCCTCGTCGGCCCCAACGGCAGCGGCAAGAGCACCCTCCTGAAGGCGATGGCCGACCAGCTCGCCCCCGAGAGCGGCGCCGTCCGCATCGACGGTCGCGAGGTCGCCGACATGGACGCCAAGGACCTCGCCCGACGGCTCGGACTGCTCTCTCAGGAGAACGTCGCGCCCGACAGCATCACCGTCGAGAAACTCGTCGAACACGGCCGCTACCCCCATCGGGGCTTCTTCGACGGCCTCACCGACGAGGACCGCGCCGCGATCGACCGCGCCATCGACCTGGCCGGCGTCGACCACCTCCGCGACCGCGACGTGGGCAGCCTCTCCGGCGGTCAGAAACAGCTCGTCTGGATCGCCATGGTGCTCGCCCAGGAGACGGACGTGCTCCTGCTCGACGAGCCGACGACGTTCCTCGACATGCACCACCAGCTGGAAGTCATGGAGATCGTCGAGACGCTGCGCGAGGACAGCGACAAGACCGTCGTCGTCGTCCTCCACGACCTCCAGCAGGCCGCCCGGCTGGCCGACCGCGTCGTCGCGCTGAAAGACGGCGCCGTCCAGAGCCGGGGCGACCCCGGTGAGGTCGTCACCGAGACCCTGCTCGCCGACGTGTTCGAGATCGAAGCCGACGTGACCCCCACCGACCTCGGCCCGCAGATCACGCCGCTGCGCCCGCTCCACGACGACGCTGGCGACGACCGCCGCGACTGA
- a CDS encoding MarR family transcriptional regulator — MSIDRDRFRDASEGELRELSVTERVLGFLVARDDRAFEAAEIASRVDLDESAVSTALTRLKQRGLVEHKATYWAVTEDEERLAAASGYERATALFNERLAEEDREEWRDRAPDEPHPSVADER; from the coding sequence ATGTCCATCGACAGGGACCGATTCCGGGACGCGAGCGAAGGGGAACTGCGGGAGCTGTCCGTCACGGAGCGGGTACTCGGCTTTCTCGTCGCGCGGGACGACCGGGCGTTCGAGGCGGCGGAGATCGCGTCCCGGGTCGACCTCGACGAGAGCGCCGTCAGCACGGCGCTCACGCGACTGAAGCAGCGCGGGCTCGTCGAACACAAGGCCACGTACTGGGCGGTGACCGAGGACGAGGAACGGCTGGCGGCGGCGAGCGGCTACGAGCGAGCGACGGCGCTGTTCAACGAACGACTCGCCGAGGAGGACCGCGAGGAGTGGCGCGACCGCGCACCGGACGAACCCCACCCCAGCGTCGCGGACGAACGGTGA
- the gnd gene encoding phosphogluconate dehydrogenase (NAD(+)-dependent, decarboxylating) encodes MQLGVVGLGRMGQIVVDRVREAGHDVVAFDLDEQAVATAADAGATPADSVVDLAERLGGDKRIWLMVPAGDAVDAALDDLEPHLDSDDVVVDGGNSYFEDSVRRAESTDAAYLDCGTSGGPAGAELGFSLMVGGPEWAYEELVPVFDAVATGPEGHDRMGPAGSGHYVKMVHNGVEYALMQTYGEGFELLANGRYDLDLESVARTWNNGAVIRSWLLELCEEAFAEEGNHLGTVADRVEGGSTGTWTVQEALEQEVPVPLIYQALAERFDSRSSGGEGPGRFSRRLANRLRYGFGRHEVPRREE; translated from the coding sequence ATGCAACTGGGCGTCGTCGGACTCGGCCGGATGGGACAGATCGTCGTCGACCGCGTGAGAGAGGCGGGCCACGACGTAGTGGCCTTCGACCTCGACGAACAGGCCGTCGCGACGGCCGCCGACGCGGGCGCGACGCCGGCCGACTCGGTGGTCGACCTCGCCGAGCGACTCGGCGGCGACAAGCGGATCTGGCTGATGGTCCCCGCCGGCGACGCCGTCGACGCCGCGCTCGACGATCTGGAACCGCACCTCGATTCCGACGACGTGGTCGTCGACGGCGGCAACTCCTACTTCGAGGACTCCGTGCGCCGCGCCGAATCGACCGACGCCGCGTATCTCGACTGTGGCACCTCCGGGGGACCGGCCGGCGCCGAACTGGGCTTCTCGCTGATGGTCGGCGGCCCCGAGTGGGCCTACGAGGAACTCGTCCCCGTCTTCGACGCCGTCGCGACCGGCCCCGAGGGCCACGACCGCATGGGGCCGGCGGGCTCGGGCCACTACGTGAAGATGGTCCACAACGGCGTCGAATACGCGCTCATGCAGACCTACGGCGAGGGGTTCGAACTGCTGGCCAACGGCCGCTACGACCTCGACCTCGAATCGGTCGCGCGCACGTGGAACAACGGCGCCGTCATCCGCTCGTGGCTGCTCGAACTCTGCGAGGAGGCGTTCGCCGAGGAGGGCAACCACCTCGGCACCGTCGCCGACCGCGTTGAGGGCGGATCCACCGGGACGTGGACGGTGCAAGAGGCGCTCGAACAGGAGGTCCCCGTTCCCCTGATCTACCAGGCGCTCGCCGAGCGCTTCGACTCCCGCTCGTCGGGCGGCGAGGGCCCCGGTCGGTTCTCCCGGCGGCTGGCCAACCGCCTGCGCTACGGGTTCGGGCGCCACGAGGTGCCGCGGCGCGAGGAGTAG
- a CDS encoding 2Fe-2S iron-sulfur cluster-binding protein has protein sequence MDTTVSVAIGAALTLVVVAVHYARGTGWEPPADISQEVLEQRAAAVPDTEFPEPMNRSIGGGAAGAIPSGEGGAELAEGEDEEEDEGFDPEAIADDEVEYYEIEFAKEGETIEIANNENILDMGEEEGWDLPYACRQGQCVSCAGQIQDGPALDYVQHEHNEALFDDDLDDGYCLTCVAYPTDDFTIETGEQP, from the coding sequence ATGGACACTACAGTGAGTGTCGCGATCGGGGCGGCGTTGACACTCGTCGTCGTCGCGGTCCACTACGCGCGGGGGACCGGCTGGGAGCCCCCGGCGGACATCTCCCAGGAGGTCCTCGAACAGCGCGCCGCGGCGGTGCCGGACACGGAGTTCCCCGAACCCATGAACCGCTCGATCGGCGGCGGCGCCGCGGGCGCCATCCCGTCGGGCGAGGGCGGCGCCGAACTCGCCGAGGGCGAGGACGAGGAGGAAGACGAGGGCTTCGACCCCGAGGCCATCGCCGACGACGAGGTCGAGTACTACGAGATCGAGTTCGCCAAGGAGGGCGAGACCATCGAGATCGCCAACAACGAGAACATCCTCGACATGGGCGAGGAGGAGGGGTGGGACCTCCCCTACGCCTGCCGACAGGGCCAGTGCGTCTCCTGCGCCGGTCAGATCCAGGACGGCCCCGCGCTCGATTACGTCCAGCACGAGCACAACGAGGCGCTGTTCGACGACGACCTCGACGACGGCTACTGCCTGACCTGCGTCGCCTACCCGACCGACGACTTCACCATCGAGACGGGCGAACAGCCCTGA